A genomic region of Catalinimonas niigatensis contains the following coding sequences:
- a CDS encoding UDP-N-acetylmuramoyl-L-alanyl-D-glutamate--2,6-diaminopimelate ligase, translated as MAILKDILYKVSLRSTVGDTSIEVSSIAFDSRKVEKGSVFVAVSGTQVDGHQYIRKAIEQGALAVVCEEMPEEMSEAITFVEVEKSAEALGIMASNFYGNPSSKMKVVGITGTNGKTTVVTLLQQLFIRLGYNTGLLSTVNNKINDKIIPATHTTPDAVQLNALMAQMVKEGCTHCFMESSSHAIDQRRIAGIKYTGAVFSNITHDHLDYHKTFENYINAKKRLFDELSTDAFALVNVDDKRGLIMLQNTKASKNTFSLKSASDFKGKVLSNSLHGLEMEIGGKDIPSQHVWFKLIGDFNAYNLLAAYGVGILLGETPEDVLTQLSDVKPARGRFEQVISPTGIMAIVDYAHTPDALENVLKTIQNVRTKNEQVICVVGCGGDRDKTKRPEMAAIAARYSDKVILTSDNPRSEDPEQIIEDMRAGVSPANYKKVLSITNRKEAIRTACMMSQELDIVLVAGKGHETYQEIKGVKHDFDDFQVIEEVFNQMQKGT; from the coding sequence ATGGCGATACTGAAAGATATATTATACAAAGTTTCCCTTCGCTCAACTGTAGGCGATACCTCTATTGAAGTGTCTTCCATTGCGTTTGACTCCCGCAAAGTAGAGAAAGGAAGTGTTTTTGTGGCAGTAAGTGGGACTCAGGTAGATGGGCATCAGTATATCAGAAAGGCTATTGAGCAAGGGGCGCTGGCTGTGGTTTGTGAAGAGATGCCGGAGGAGATGTCTGAAGCAATAACTTTTGTAGAGGTAGAAAAGAGTGCAGAGGCATTGGGGATTATGGCTTCCAACTTTTATGGTAATCCATCCTCCAAAATGAAGGTGGTAGGTATTACCGGCACTAATGGAAAAACTACTGTGGTTACGCTGTTGCAGCAACTATTTATCAGACTGGGTTACAATACGGGTTTACTCTCTACGGTCAACAATAAAATCAATGACAAAATTATTCCGGCTACCCACACCACACCCGATGCAGTACAACTGAATGCACTGATGGCACAGATGGTAAAAGAAGGTTGTACACACTGCTTTATGGAGTCCAGTTCTCATGCCATAGATCAGCGCAGGATTGCGGGAATCAAATATACCGGAGCAGTATTCAGCAACATCACCCATGACCATCTGGATTACCATAAAACTTTTGAGAATTACATCAATGCCAAGAAAAGGCTTTTTGATGAGCTAAGTACGGATGCCTTTGCGCTGGTGAATGTCGATGATAAAAGAGGGCTGATCATGCTGCAGAATACCAAAGCCAGCAAAAACACATTCTCTCTCAAGAGTGCCAGTGATTTTAAAGGGAAAGTTTTGTCAAATTCACTGCATGGTTTGGAGATGGAAATTGGGGGAAAAGATATACCTTCGCAGCACGTTTGGTTCAAACTCATTGGCGACTTCAACGCCTACAATCTGTTGGCTGCCTACGGGGTGGGGATATTACTGGGAGAAACTCCTGAAGATGTACTGACACAACTTTCTGATGTGAAACCTGCCCGGGGTCGCTTTGAGCAGGTGATTTCGCCCACTGGTATTATGGCTATTGTAGATTATGCGCATACGCCCGATGCATTAGAGAATGTACTGAAGACTATTCAGAATGTGCGTACCAAAAACGAGCAGGTGATTTGTGTGGTAGGATGTGGAGGAGATCGGGACAAAACCAAGCGGCCTGAGATGGCTGCCATTGCAGCACGCTATAGCGATAAGGTAATTCTTACTTCTGACAATCCCAGAAGTGAAGATCCTGAGCAGATTATTGAAGATATGCGTGCCGGGGTAAGTCCGGCAAACTATAAAAAAGTATTGTCCATAACCAATCGCAAAGAAGCCATCAGGACAGCCTGCATGATGTCACAGGAACTGGACATTGTACTGGTAGCAGGCAAAGGACACGAGACTTATCAGGAAATAAAAGGAGTAAAACATGACTTTGATGATTTTCAGGTCATAGAGGAAGTATTTAATCAAATGCAAAAGGGCACATAG
- a CDS encoding penicillin-binding protein, producing MLRVRIAFLLVSLFALAIFFRMAEIQFVEGDKWKAMAEEINLQYKTIPAVRGNIYTDDGSLLATSLPFYRVAFDPSIADNTLIESSIDSLSLLLSRYFKDHSQVEYKRRLLNARAKGRKYMVLNRDKINYLSKKEMEKWPIFREGRYAGGVIFEKVNERYKPFSFLGARTVGHVNENHKGAGLEYSFDEFLAGREGKGLFQKMAGSHWRPVYDGTEVKPQAGYDIVTTIDVNIQDVAQSSLMSALIEHDADYGAAVVMEVQTGEIKAISNLTRYSNGNYGESYNYAVGGLTEPGSTFKLASVIALMEEAKLSLNDSMDAEEGRFEFYDRVMTDHKYGGYGMISFKDAFAQSSNIAISRWVNHHFGLKPERFIEYLQSMGLAEQVGFQIRGEGVPYIKKPGDKSWSGVSLPWMSIGYELKLTPIQMLTFYNAIANDGRMIQPIIVKSVKQADKEVERYRGRVLKEQVCSRETLEKVKVMLENVVEEGTASNIKNDFYKIAGKTGTAQKLKDGRYTRKYYTSFVGYFPADAPKYSCIVVIDNPKGFEQYATGVAAPVFKNIADKIYATDLEIHEPLPQQFAREEGIFPVIQAGRYDDLQTVMNTLKIEHEPTDAAEWVRAQRIGNKVGWKESTASFEYIPDVRGMTMRDAIFLLENRGLRVSYQGSGRVLKQSQIPGDKVIKGSKISLQLG from the coding sequence TTGCTCCGTGTAAGGATTGCCTTTTTATTGGTATCCCTTTTCGCTCTGGCGATCTTCTTCCGTATGGCAGAAATCCAGTTTGTGGAAGGGGATAAGTGGAAAGCTATGGCGGAGGAAATCAACCTACAGTATAAAACAATCCCTGCCGTCAGGGGGAATATTTACACAGATGATGGTAGCCTTCTTGCTACTTCATTACCATTTTATAGAGTCGCTTTTGATCCTTCCATTGCTGACAATACACTAATAGAGTCTTCTATAGATTCTCTTTCTTTATTACTGTCTCGCTACTTCAAAGACCATAGCCAGGTAGAATACAAACGTCGCCTGCTGAATGCACGGGCCAAAGGGCGTAAGTATATGGTATTGAACCGGGATAAGATCAATTATCTCAGCAAAAAAGAAATGGAAAAATGGCCCATCTTCCGTGAAGGAAGATATGCAGGAGGGGTGATCTTCGAGAAAGTAAATGAGCGCTATAAGCCTTTCTCTTTCCTGGGTGCCCGTACTGTGGGGCATGTAAATGAAAATCATAAAGGAGCTGGTCTGGAATATAGCTTTGATGAGTTTCTTGCAGGCAGAGAAGGCAAAGGGCTGTTTCAGAAAATGGCAGGCAGCCACTGGCGTCCGGTCTATGACGGTACCGAGGTAAAGCCTCAGGCTGGCTACGACATTGTTACCACTATAGATGTTAATATTCAGGATGTAGCACAGTCCTCCCTAATGTCTGCGCTGATAGAGCATGATGCAGATTATGGTGCAGCAGTAGTGATGGAAGTGCAAACAGGAGAAATCAAGGCGATCTCTAACCTTACCCGCTATAGCAATGGAAACTACGGCGAGAGCTACAACTATGCCGTAGGAGGGCTCACCGAACCTGGCTCAACCTTTAAGCTGGCATCTGTCATTGCACTCATGGAAGAAGCCAAACTCAGTCTGAACGATAGTATGGATGCCGAAGAGGGAAGGTTTGAATTTTACGACCGCGTCATGACGGATCACAAATATGGTGGGTATGGAATGATTAGCTTCAAAGACGCCTTCGCACAGTCTTCTAATATCGCTATCTCCCGTTGGGTAAATCATCATTTTGGACTGAAGCCTGAGCGATTTATAGAATATTTGCAGAGCATGGGACTGGCAGAACAGGTGGGCTTCCAGATCCGGGGGGAAGGTGTTCCTTATATCAAAAAGCCAGGAGATAAAAGCTGGAGTGGAGTCTCTCTGCCCTGGATGTCTATTGGTTACGAGCTTAAGCTCACACCCATACAGATGCTTACTTTTTACAATGCCATTGCCAATGATGGCAGGATGATCCAGCCTATCATTGTCAAATCTGTGAAGCAGGCAGATAAGGAGGTAGAACGCTATAGAGGCAGAGTACTCAAAGAGCAGGTCTGCTCCCGGGAGACACTGGAAAAAGTAAAGGTTATGCTGGAAAATGTAGTAGAAGAAGGTACGGCCAGCAATATCAAAAACGACTTTTACAAAATTGCCGGTAAGACCGGAACAGCGCAAAAACTAAAAGATGGACGCTATACCCGCAAGTATTACACTTCTTTTGTAGGGTACTTTCCGGCAGATGCGCCCAAATACAGTTGTATCGTGGTGATTGACAATCCCAAAGGCTTTGAACAGTATGCCACCGGGGTGGCTGCCCCCGTCTTTAAAAATATTGCAGATAAAATTTATGCTACGGATCTGGAAATTCATGAGCCGCTTCCTCAGCAGTTTGCACGTGAAGAAGGAATCTTCCCGGTCATACAGGCTGGCCGCTACGATGACTTGCAGACGGTCATGAATACTTTGAAAATTGAGCATGAGCCTACTGATGCTGCTGAGTGGGTGAGGGCACAACGGATTGGCAACAAAGTAGGCTGGAAGGAAAGTACTGCTTCCTTTGAATACATACCAGATGTGCGGGGTATGACCATGCGTGATGCCATCTTCCTGCTGGAGAACCGGGGTTTACGGGTCAGCTATCAGGGAAGTGGCAGAGTATTGAAACAATCACAGATACCGGGAGATAAAGTGATCAAAGGAAGTAAGATTAGTTTACAATTAGGATAA
- a CDS encoding FtsL-like putative cell division protein yields MKTAVKNRYKIKTEISKPRGESLFSKMDRLLKVDTSFDSGLPVRFVPYILYFTCLGLFYIGNNHYAEKTIRKISSLEEQVEDLRANYTTRKAGYMFESKQSEVAKRVKKLGLEESATPPNKIVVEEK; encoded by the coding sequence ATGAAGACAGCAGTAAAAAACAGGTACAAAATAAAGACTGAAATCTCTAAACCCAGAGGTGAAAGTCTGTTTTCTAAAATGGATCGCCTTCTCAAGGTAGATACTTCTTTTGATAGCGGCTTGCCGGTACGCTTTGTACCCTACATACTCTACTTCACCTGCCTGGGCTTGTTCTATATTGGAAATAACCATTACGCAGAAAAAACCATACGGAAGATTAGCAGTCTGGAAGAGCAGGTAGAAGATCTCCGAGCCAACTACACCACCCGTAAGGCTGGCTATATGTTTGAGAGCAAGCAATCGGAAGTAGCCAAGCGTGTAAAAAAACTGGGATTAGAAGAAAGTGCTACACCACCAAATAAAATAGTAGTAGAAGAAAAGTGA
- the rsmH gene encoding 16S rRNA (cytosine(1402)-N(4))-methyltransferase RsmH, producing the protein MYHKPVFLKESVDGLVWKPDGTYVDLTFGGGGHSAAILERLKGGRLFAFDQDQDAAANAEGMDLTFIQANFRHLKRYLKLYKVSAVDGILADLGVSSHQFDVPDRGFSTRFDAELDMRMDQQAKRTAKEVVNTYSERDLHQLLGMYGEVKNARTLAQAIVAARTNKSLETVEDLKQVLSKFAAKGREAKYYAQVFQALRLEVNDEIKALEEMLEQSVELLAPGGRLVVLSYHSLEDRLVKHMINKGKLYGEVEKDFYGNVHLPLKAITKKPMIPSQEEIMENSRARSAKLRIAEKQ; encoded by the coding sequence ATGTATCATAAACCCGTATTTCTGAAAGAAAGTGTGGACGGGCTGGTATGGAAACCGGACGGCACTTACGTGGATCTGACTTTTGGGGGTGGTGGACATAGTGCAGCTATTCTGGAGCGTCTGAAGGGTGGTAGGCTCTTTGCCTTTGATCAGGATCAGGATGCAGCAGCAAATGCGGAGGGAATGGATCTGACTTTTATCCAGGCTAATTTTCGTCACCTTAAGCGCTACCTCAAACTTTATAAGGTAAGTGCAGTGGATGGAATACTGGCAGACCTTGGTGTATCTTCTCATCAGTTTGATGTGCCGGATCGTGGTTTCTCTACCCGCTTTGATGCTGAACTGGATATGCGGATGGACCAGCAGGCAAAGCGTACCGCCAAAGAAGTAGTGAATACTTATAGCGAACGCGACCTGCATCAACTGCTGGGAATGTACGGAGAAGTGAAAAATGCCAGGACGCTGGCGCAGGCGATTGTGGCTGCTAGAACGAATAAATCGCTGGAGACTGTAGAAGACTTAAAGCAGGTGCTGAGCAAATTTGCGGCAAAAGGTCGAGAGGCTAAATACTATGCACAGGTGTTTCAAGCGTTAAGGTTAGAAGTGAACGATGAAATCAAAGCCTTAGAAGAGATGCTGGAGCAGAGTGTAGAGTTGCTGGCACCCGGTGGAAGGCTGGTAGTGCTCTCCTATCACTCACTGGAAGACAGACTGGTGAAGCATATGATCAACAAAGGAAAGCTCTATGGAGAAGTAGAGAAAGATTTTTATGGTAATGTTCATTTGCCTCTGAAGGCCATTACCAAAAAGCCAATGATCCCTTCGCAGGAAGAAATCATGGAAAACAGCAGGGCAAGAAGTGCGAAATTAAGAATTGCTGAAAAACAATAA
- the mraZ gene encoding division/cell wall cluster transcriptional repressor MraZ: MAIFTGEYECKMDGKGRLLLPSRVKAKLPDCSKHEIVLSQGFEPCLIIYTIEEYNNAYEKFSSLSQFNLEQRKLQRNFFRGSVEVELDNMGRFLIPKRMAQYARLGRDAIIAGNGKILEIWNPVTYEEYLVNDPEEYASLVEKHLHKEPDGTKHESHVS; the protein is encoded by the coding sequence ATGGCAATTTTCACTGGCGAGTACGAGTGTAAGATGGATGGCAAAGGCCGACTGTTGCTCCCTTCCAGGGTCAAAGCAAAGCTGCCGGATTGCTCCAAACATGAGATTGTACTCAGCCAGGGATTTGAACCTTGTCTGATTATTTATACGATTGAAGAGTACAACAATGCGTACGAAAAGTTCTCTTCTCTTAGCCAGTTCAATTTAGAACAAAGAAAGCTGCAACGCAATTTTTTTAGAGGAAGTGTGGAGGTGGAGTTGGATAATATGGGAAGATTTTTAATACCCAAAAGAATGGCTCAATATGCACGACTTGGAAGAGATGCCATCATCGCCGGAAACGGAAAGATACTGGAGATTTGGAACCCGGTTACTTATGAAGAGTATCTGGTAAATGATCCGGAGGAATACGCAAGTTTGGTAGAGAAGCATTTACACAAGGAACCTGATGGAACTAAGCACGAAAGTCATGTATCATAA
- a CDS encoding TlpA disulfide reductase family protein, which yields MYNKFLLHLCLLPLVLGACNATTKPSEQPTLLTGIWRAELELQGQKLPFTFEVNQADSMGYEVYLINGQERLRIDDVLVQNDSLNMPMSFFDTQIRARVDEGKLSGTFIKNYAEDYRLSFSATHGEDYRFVQSSNQEAEDFGGKWEVQFEEDSLISVGIFEQQRNQVTGSFLTTTGDYRFLEGDVEGSTMKLSTFDGEHAYLFEARMQEDGSLEGDYWSGKTHHTTWTAKRNEQAELPDANTLTYLKEGYDKLAFTFPNLEGEPVSLSDEKYQGKVVIVQLFGTWCPNCMDETIFFADWYRRHQDEEVEIIGLAYERKDDFAYASSRVKKMIGKLDVGYDFLIAGVSDKEAAAKTLPMLNRVMSFPTSIFIDKNGQVRNIHTGFSGPGTGVYYERFVEEFNLLMDKLLAEEVSS from the coding sequence ATGTATAACAAATTTTTACTTCATCTATGCCTGTTGCCACTCGTACTTGGGGCTTGCAACGCTACCACCAAACCGTCAGAGCAGCCTACATTACTGACAGGAATATGGAGGGCCGAACTGGAATTACAAGGACAAAAATTACCCTTCACTTTTGAGGTAAACCAAGCGGACAGCATGGGCTATGAAGTGTACCTGATCAACGGACAAGAGCGGCTGCGGATAGATGATGTACTGGTACAGAACGACTCACTGAACATGCCCATGAGTTTCTTTGATACCCAGATCAGAGCGAGGGTTGATGAGGGTAAGCTCAGCGGTACTTTTATCAAAAATTACGCAGAAGATTATCGCCTGTCTTTCAGCGCTACACATGGCGAAGACTATCGCTTCGTGCAAAGCAGCAATCAGGAAGCAGAAGATTTTGGAGGAAAGTGGGAGGTGCAGTTTGAAGAAGATTCCCTCATTTCTGTAGGCATTTTTGAACAGCAGAGAAATCAGGTAACAGGCTCGTTCCTTACTACTACTGGCGACTACCGTTTTCTGGAAGGTGATGTAGAAGGTAGCACCATGAAACTGAGTACCTTTGATGGAGAGCATGCTTATCTTTTTGAGGCGCGTATGCAGGAAGATGGTTCGTTAGAAGGAGACTATTGGTCGGGAAAAACTCACCATACCACCTGGACTGCCAAGCGCAATGAACAGGCTGAACTGCCCGATGCCAATACGCTTACTTACCTGAAGGAAGGATATGACAAGCTAGCGTTTACCTTTCCTAATCTGGAAGGAGAACCAGTGTCCCTCAGTGATGAAAAGTACCAGGGGAAAGTGGTGATCGTACAGCTTTTTGGTACCTGGTGCCCCAACTGTATGGATGAAACTATTTTTTTTGCAGACTGGTACCGCCGCCACCAGGACGAAGAAGTAGAGATCATCGGATTAGCGTATGAGCGTAAAGATGACTTTGCCTATGCCAGCAGCAGGGTAAAGAAGATGATTGGCAAGCTGGATGTAGGCTACGACTTCCTGATTGCGGGAGTATCAGACAAAGAAGCTGCTGCAAAAACGCTTCCTATGCTCAATCGTGTGATGTCTTTTCCTACTTCAATTTTCATTGACAAAAACGGGCAGGTACGCAATATACATACTGGCTTTAGTGGACCCGGCACGGGTGTCTATTACGAGCGATTTGTGGAGGAGTTCAATTTGCTGATGGACAAATTACTGGCTGAAGAGGTAAGTTCTTAG
- a CDS encoding IS1182 family transposase, with protein MKFIQGIPRSQAVLFATCLDDAIEADHEIRLIDAFVDSLKLAEYGFKLDHVENGRPAYHPATLLKLFIYGYLNRIRSSRQLEKECKRNIEIMWLINSLQPDHNTIANFRKDNAKAIKKVFRTTVQVAKHFELIGGSLPAGDSTRLRAQNSKKNNFNEKKIQRHLAYIERRLEEYTKALSETDGDVEERQKIEEKIASHQQRRQGYEQLEKELKASGENQISLSDPESRLIMIRANISEVAYNIQTTVDAQHCLPIDYQVTNQNDAKAMGRMVRRAKSIVGNSDVTVLFDKGYHTGSELAVAQGLGMTTLVAIPAVPRTSQSPDPAYNVACFQYDEAMDTYQCPEGHTLATNGNWYNGEKYRFKQYKTSACQSCRVKSLCSTARYGKIVQRSEYTPAVEQNKKWLMENYQLYKQRQAIVEHPFGTIKRQWGFDYILTKKGMQRASADVGFIFTAYNLRRIINIIGFKALMAYFNACIAKIACYLSSCLSSRTLSHFRNLVSFQFRRSIIFLSFTLLLKSNLKAASSF; from the coding sequence ATGAAGTTTATCCAAGGAATTCCTCGAAGTCAAGCGGTTCTTTTTGCCACCTGTCTAGATGATGCCATAGAAGCTGATCATGAAATACGTCTCATAGATGCTTTTGTAGATTCACTCAAACTAGCTGAATACGGTTTCAAACTGGATCATGTGGAGAATGGTCGTCCTGCCTATCATCCTGCCACTTTGCTTAAGTTATTTATCTATGGCTACCTAAACCGTATCAGATCTTCTCGTCAGTTGGAGAAAGAATGTAAGCGCAATATTGAAATTATGTGGTTGATCAATAGTCTTCAGCCGGACCATAATACTATCGCCAACTTTAGGAAAGATAATGCCAAGGCCATCAAGAAAGTATTTCGTACCACAGTGCAGGTAGCCAAACATTTTGAGTTGATTGGTGGTAGCTTGCCAGCAGGAGATAGCACTAGGTTACGAGCTCAGAATAGTAAGAAGAATAATTTTAACGAAAAGAAAATCCAGCGTCACCTGGCTTATATAGAACGTAGGTTAGAAGAATACACTAAGGCCTTATCTGAGACTGATGGAGATGTAGAAGAGCGTCAGAAGATAGAGGAGAAAATAGCAAGTCATCAACAAAGGAGGCAAGGATATGAGCAGTTGGAAAAAGAGTTAAAAGCCTCAGGGGAGAATCAGATTTCTTTATCTGATCCGGAGAGTCGGTTAATTATGATCAGAGCAAACATTTCCGAAGTAGCTTACAATATACAGACTACTGTAGATGCTCAACACTGCCTGCCCATAGATTACCAGGTCACCAACCAGAATGATGCTAAAGCGATGGGCCGCATGGTGAGAAGAGCCAAGAGTATTGTTGGTAATAGCGATGTTACAGTTTTGTTCGATAAGGGCTATCATACAGGCTCAGAATTAGCTGTTGCTCAAGGGTTAGGTATGACTACATTGGTAGCTATACCAGCTGTTCCACGGACTTCTCAATCTCCTGATCCAGCTTATAATGTAGCCTGTTTTCAATATGATGAAGCAATGGATACTTATCAGTGTCCTGAAGGTCATACCTTAGCTACTAATGGTAATTGGTATAACGGAGAGAAGTATAGATTCAAGCAATACAAGACCTCAGCCTGTCAAAGCTGTAGGGTAAAGTCTTTATGCTCTACAGCCAGATATGGCAAGATCGTACAACGCAGTGAGTATACTCCAGCAGTAGAGCAGAACAAAAAATGGTTGATGGAAAACTACCAGCTTTATAAGCAAAGACAAGCAATCGTGGAGCATCCTTTCGGGACTATCAAACGGCAATGGGGGTTTGATTATATTCTTACCAAAAAAGGTATGCAACGGGCGTCTGCAGATGTGGGCTTTATCTTTACAGCTTACAATCTCCGTAGGATCATCAACATTATTGGCTTCAAAGCTCTGATGGCCTACTTCAATGCTTGTATAGCTAAAATTGCTTGTTATTTGTCATCATGTCTATCTTCACGAACATTGAGCCATTTCAGAAACCTTGTAAGCTTTCAGTTTAGAAGATCAATTATCTTTCTCTCGTTTACCTTACTTTTGAAAAGTAACCTCAAGGCAGCATCTAGTTTTTAG
- a CDS encoding DsrE family protein → MKYLIPLTAFFLIMIHFNSHAQSKQNPIVPEYGGIYEIPEASKRPDPSLKYNLVIDVKAGTEGAAEMNRSLINIARALNLHVLGGVPKENIKVVAVIHAEATPVVLSNEAYQQNYSVANPNNGLIHALKEAGVEIYVCGQSLIARKFAGQSLHPAIAVSISALTVLTEYQLKGYALMSF, encoded by the coding sequence ATGAAATATCTTATACCCCTGACTGCATTTTTTCTGATCATGATTCACTTTAATAGCCACGCACAAAGTAAACAGAACCCAATAGTACCCGAATACGGCGGCATTTACGAAATCCCTGAGGCGAGCAAGCGCCCTGATCCTTCTCTAAAGTACAATCTGGTCATTGACGTAAAGGCAGGAACTGAAGGTGCTGCGGAAATGAATCGCTCACTGATCAACATTGCCCGGGCCCTGAACCTACACGTACTGGGAGGGGTACCCAAAGAAAATATCAAAGTGGTTGCTGTCATTCATGCCGAAGCTACGCCGGTAGTACTGAGCAATGAAGCCTACCAACAAAATTATAGTGTCGCCAATCCCAACAACGGACTTATCCACGCACTCAAAGAAGCCGGAGTAGAAATCTATGTTTGCGGACAGTCTCTCATCGCCCGCAAATTTGCTGGACAGTCATTGCATCCTGCAATTGCCGTTTCCATCTCCGCACTCACTGTCCTCACCGAGTATCAACTCAAAGGCTACGCTCTCATGAGTTTTTAA
- a CDS encoding PP2C family protein-serine/threonine phosphatase has product MDVNTILRTQYELKELELNSLLEVTQAINNNLSEDSLYKIFNFTLRATLNIQKLALYVLIEEEGNPEHWECKTNFGTEISFTNIMLNEHFLPITQITKVEDLEDPGFFDEFDTVIPVSHKNRMLALVFLDGLQKEIDGQHTEIGTTFIQALSNIIIVAIENKKLARRQLVQEAMRKEMEIARQVQQFLFPKQLPQQEGLQVEASYMPHHSVGGDYYDFIKLTANHFLLCIADVSGKGVPAAILMSNFQAALRTIVRQTMNLSEIISELNYQVMQSANGENFITFFVAIYNQEQKVLHYVNAGHIPPLLINADKEIHLLDRGTVMLGSFHPLPFLNEGIVEDIDDFLLFAYTDGLTEAFNQQEEEYGLKRLQEFLLRHADLDLPNIHRSLFKELDEFSGGDEYHDDITFLSVMVNTKLSREVLQ; this is encoded by the coding sequence ATGGATGTAAACACGATACTCAGAACACAATATGAGCTCAAGGAGTTAGAGCTCAATTCTTTGCTGGAGGTAACGCAGGCGATCAACAATAACCTATCGGAAGATTCCCTGTACAAGATTTTCAACTTTACATTACGCGCCACCCTGAATATCCAGAAGCTGGCTTTATATGTATTGATAGAAGAAGAAGGAAATCCAGAGCATTGGGAATGCAAAACTAACTTTGGCACAGAAATCAGCTTTACCAATATAATGCTGAACGAACATTTCCTGCCTATTACCCAAATCACTAAAGTAGAAGACCTTGAAGATCCCGGATTCTTTGATGAGTTTGATACAGTAATACCCGTCTCTCACAAAAACCGGATGCTGGCTCTTGTGTTTCTGGATGGTTTACAAAAAGAAATTGATGGGCAACATACCGAAATAGGCACTACCTTTATACAAGCACTTAGCAATATTATCATTGTGGCTATTGAAAATAAAAAACTAGCCCGCCGACAGTTGGTACAGGAAGCGATGCGTAAAGAGATGGAAATTGCCCGGCAGGTACAGCAATTCCTTTTTCCTAAACAACTTCCCCAACAGGAAGGCCTACAAGTAGAAGCCAGTTATATGCCACATCATTCGGTAGGTGGGGATTATTATGATTTCATTAAGCTTACTGCCAATCATTTTCTGCTGTGTATCGCAGATGTGTCTGGTAAGGGCGTTCCGGCAGCTATTCTGATGTCTAACTTTCAGGCTGCCCTGCGGACCATTGTACGGCAAACCATGAATTTGAGTGAGATCATCTCTGAACTCAATTATCAGGTGATGCAGAGTGCTAATGGCGAAAACTTTATTACATTTTTTGTTGCCATCTATAATCAAGAACAGAAAGTACTTCATTATGTAAATGCCGGCCATATCCCTCCCTTACTAATCAATGCGGATAAAGAAATACATTTGCTGGATAGAGGTACCGTGATGCTGGGCAGTTTTCATCCTCTCCCTTTTTTAAATGAAGGGATCGTGGAAGATATAGACGATTTTTTACTGTTTGCCTACACTGACGGACTTACCGAAGCTTTTAATCAGCAGGAAGAGGAATATGGATTGAAACGTCTTCAGGAATTTTTGTTGCGCCATGCCGATTTGGATTTACCAAACATCCATCGCTCTCTTTTCAAAGAGTTGGATGAATTTAGTGGCGGAGATGAATATCATGATGATATCACATTTTTGTCGGTCATGGTCAACACCAAACTCAGCAGAGAAGTCTTACAGTAA
- a CDS encoding polysaccharide deacetylase family protein — translation MNFFKTPRLLKYLYPRLVWDQKKAPGKKIFLTFDDGPIPEVTPFVLETLKSFKAEATFFCVGENVDHHPEVYQQILAAGHRTGNHTYNHLNGWKTNNTHYFNNIASCTQSLAPYTNHVAKPLFRPPYGKIKRSQIRMLHNKYRIVMWDILAGDFDPGFSAETCLQKCIRHSSHGTIIIFHDSYKAAKNLEYVLPRYMEHFAQAGYQFSAL, via the coding sequence ATGAATTTTTTCAAAACCCCACGCTTGCTTAAATACCTTTATCCCAGATTGGTATGGGATCAAAAAAAAGCACCCGGAAAAAAAATATTCCTCACCTTTGATGATGGGCCTATTCCAGAAGTTACCCCTTTTGTGCTGGAAACCCTGAAGTCATTTAAAGCAGAAGCCACTTTCTTTTGTGTAGGTGAAAATGTAGATCATCATCCGGAAGTGTATCAGCAAATATTGGCAGCAGGACACCGCACCGGAAACCATACCTATAACCACCTGAATGGATGGAAAACAAACAATACCCACTACTTTAACAATATAGCTTCCTGTACCCAAAGCCTGGCACCCTATACTAATCATGTAGCTAAACCTCTGTTCCGTCCTCCCTATGGCAAGATCAAACGCTCTCAGATCAGAATGTTGCACAACAAATACCGCATTGTGATGTGGGACATTCTGGCAGGAGATTTTGATCCCGGCTTCTCAGCAGAAACATGTCTTCAAAAATGCATACGCCACAGTAGCCATGGCACCATTATCATCTTTCATGACAGTTATAAGGCTGCTAAAAATCTTGAATATGTACTTCCTCGCTATATGGAGCATTTTGCCCAGGCAGGTTATCAGTTTTCTGCCCTGTGA